In the Sarcophilus harrisii chromosome 1, mSarHar1.11, whole genome shotgun sequence genome, one interval contains:
- the LOC105749394 gene encoding zinc finger protein 252-like, translating to MEMAALGAGPELSTAPTQVSNSLSTRPKPLCQEIRLPLHDHPHQDALDHPVPAHLPEWSLGDQAVVAEALPAKLQASLMFKDVAVYLTQEEWGCLGPAQRGLYRDVMLENYGNLVSLGFSVSKPDVISQLEKGEEPWVLDSHGGGRREILKSDYLDCETKSKKELSPKHKIFEKTELQGIILGRFKRPEFEESYKIENQLEKHWEKPVMGAVRKSFSLDRNCKPVTVILKTSARIRGQECNAFGRRSYLTSTHVRHQMVPRGEKTHQCATCGQTCKKNSDLINHQSVHTREKACKLNMYGKMLSQNSISIEHQRLHNTQKSYECNECGKAFSQNRTLIQHKRIHTREKPYECDECGKTFSCNSILTKHQRIHTGEKPYKCNECGKAFSARSYFFQHHKIHTGEKPYECNDCGKAFSTRSSFIQHGKIHTGEKPHECHQCGKAFSHSSNLIHHQRIHTGEKPYQCKECEKAFSRHSHLIQHQRIHTGEKPYECNDCGKAFSARLSLIQHQRIHTGEKPYECNECGKTFSLNRTLIVHQRIHTGEKPYECNECGKSFSQRSQVIQHKRIHTGEKPYVCSECGKSFSARLSLIQHQRIHTGEKPYECNECRKTFSQKGHLIQHQRIHTGEKPYECNECGKAFSQSFNLIHHQRTHNGEKPYECNECDKAFSVLSSLVQHQRVHNGEKPYECNKCGKAFSQGSHLIQHQRSHTGEKPYECNECGKTFGQISTLIKHERTHNGEKPYECNECGKAFSQSAHLIRHRRIHTGENPYECNDCGKAFNVRSSLIQHQRIHTGEKPYECNECGKAFSQHSQFIQHQRIHTGEKPYVCNECDKSFSARLSLIQHKRIHTGEKPYECNECGKSFRQSSHLIRHQRIHSGERPFTCDECGKTFSQRITLISHEKIHNRE from the exons atGCTCTTGACCATCCTGTTCCTGCCCATCTTCCTGAGTGGAGTCTTGGAGACCAGGCAGTAGTAGCAGAAGCTTTGCCAGCCAAGCTGCAG GCATCTCTGATGTTCAAGGATGTGGCTGTGTACCTCACCCAGGAGGAGTGGGGCTGCCTTGGCCCTGCCCAGAGGGGCCTCTATAGGGATGTGATGCTGGAGAATTATGGGAATCTAGTCTCACTGG GATTCTCAGTATCTAAACCGGATGTGATTTCCCAGCTGGAAAAAGGGGAAGAGCCATGGGTCCTGGACTCACATGGAGGTGGAAGGAGAGAGATCCTGAAAAGTGACTATTTAG ATTGTGAGaccaaaagtaaaaaagaattgtctccaaagcataaaatatttgaaaagacgGAATTACAGGGAATAATACTGGGAAGATTTAAGAGACCTGAATTTGAAGAGTCCTATAAAATAGAGAATCAATTAGAAAAACATTGGGAAAAACCTGTGATGGGAGCTGTAAGGAAATCCTTCTCTCTGGACAGAAATTGCAAGCCAGTAACAGTGATCTTGAAAACTTCTGCCAGAATAAGAGGTCAGGAATGTAATGCGTTTGGAAGGCGCTCATATCTGACTTCAACACATGTTAGACATCAAATGGTTCCCAGAGGTGAAAAAACCCATCAATGTGCAACTTGTGGCCAAACTTGCAAAAAGAATTCAGATCTTATTAACCATCAGAGTGTCCATACAAGAGAGAAGGCTTGTAAACTTAATATGTATGGAAAAATGCTCAGTCAGAATTCAATTAGTATTGAACATCAGCGACTTCATAACACACAGAAATCCTatgagtgtaatgaatgtggaaaagctttcagcCAGAACAGAACACTTATCCAGCATAAGAGAATTCATACCAgagagaaaccctatgaatgtgatgaatgtggaaaaacttttaGTTGCAATTCTATCCTTACTAAGCATCAGAGGATTCACACTGGTGAAAAACCctacaaatgtaatgaatgtggaaaagcctttagTGCCCGTTCATACTTTTTTCAACATCataaaattcatactggagaaaaaccctatgAGTGTAATGACTGTGGCAAGGCCTTTAGTACTAGATCATCCTTTATTCAACATGgtaaaattcatactggagagaaacctcatGAATGCCATCagtgtgggaaagcctttagTCATAGTTCTAATCTTATTCATCATCAGaggattcatactggagaaaaaccctatCAATGTAAAGAATGTGAGAAAGCCTTCAGTAGGCACTCACATCTTATtcagcatcagagaattcacactggagaaaaaccatatgaatgtaatgactgtgggaaagccttcagtgCACGCTTATCCCTTATTCagcatcaaagaattcatactggagagaaaccatatgagtgtaatgaatgtggaaaaacaTTCAGCTTAAACCGAACTCTGATTGTGCACCAAaggattcacactggagagaaaccctatgagtgtaatgaatgtgggaagtcCTTCAGCCAACGCTCACAAGTTATCCAACAcaagagaattcacactggagagaaaccatatgTATGTAGTGAATGTGGAAAATCCTTTAGTGCACGTCTATCTCTTATtcaacatcaaagaattcatactggagagaaaccatatgaGTGTAATGAATGTAGAAAAACCTTTAGCCAGAAAGGTCACCTTATtcagcatcagagaattcacacaggagagaaaccctatgagtgtaatgaatgtgggaaagcctttagtCAGAGCTTTAATCTTATTCATCATCAGAGAACACATaatggagagaaaccctatgaatgtaatgaatgtgatAAAGCATTCAGTGTGCTTTCTTCCCTTGTTCAACATCAGAGAGTACATaatggagagaaaccctatgaatgcaataaatgtgggaaagcttttagTCAGGGTTCACACCTTATTCAACATCAAAGAagtcacactggagagaaaccctatgagtgtaatgaatgtgggaaaaccttTGGCCAGATTTCAACCCTTATTAAACATGAGAGAACACATAATGGTGAGAAACCTTatgagtgtaatgaatgtggaaaggccttcAGCCAAAGTGCACACCTTATTCGACACAGGAGAATTCACACTGGCGAAAATCCCTATGAGTGTAATGACTGTGGAAAAGCCTTCAATGTACGCTCATCACTTATCCAACACCAGAGAATACACAcgggagagaaaccttatgagtgtaatgaatgtggaaaagcctttagTCAGCACTCACAGTTTATTCAgcaccagagaattcacactggggagaaaccttatgTTTGTAATGAATGTGATAAATCCTTCAGTGCACGCTTATCACTTATCCAACACaaaagaattcacactggagaaaaaccctatgAATGCAATGAATGTGGGAAATCATTCCGGCAAAGCTCTCATCTTATTCGACATCAGAGGATTCACAGTGGAGAGCGACCCTTTACatgtgatgaatgtggaaaaaccTTCAGCCAGAGAATAACTCTTATTAGTCATGAAAAGATTCACAACAGAGAATAA